DNA from Branchiostoma floridae strain S238N-H82 unplaced genomic scaffold, Bfl_VNyyK Sc7u5tJ_445, whole genome shotgun sequence:
TGCGATGGCAGCATTTCTCACCCTCTCCTCAGTAGCCAATAACCGAAGCAAAAAAGCGAATGCCCTGCAGCTTATATTTGCACTGAGCCTGATTTCCAGATCTACAAATGTACAGGTATGTATTATTTCACAACACATTTCAATACATACTACTCTCTTCTACACATTTTTCCATGAACATTGCAAATGACACTTGTTAAATTAAAAGGACAGAAACTTCCTATTCAACAAGAATGATTTAGAATTACAGAAACTTTGCTTAATCACTGATTattttgtgatgatgatgtctgTAGTTCATTGAATTAGCTGTCTCTGGGACAGAAATCTCCAACCGTCCGTCAGAGCATCTGAATTTCATAAATAGAAAACTTCCATCTATATATAGGGATAGAACTTTGCTTGTTGTGAAGGACAGAAATCTCCAACTGTCCGTCAGAGCATCTGAATTTCATAAATAGAAAACTTTGGTGAGCTTACAAGGAGTTTTAACAACTAAGATTAACATGTGCTATTTACTCCAAATTGAATGAAATTGAAAGTAGCATATCATTTAAGAGGGTGTTTGAATTTCCAAGATTTACCATGATGCTCCAAGACCCTAACTACTTTTATGAGTATCAACCCACAGGCCTTTTGGCTATACCCCTCAACAATGAGTAGAATGGATAAAAATTGAAAACCTGTTGACAGcttgtattatatatagtaaTTTCTTTTGCAGATTATCTCCTTGATGAATACAATGGGTGTCTCGAGCTCCTACAGAACAGCCTGGGCATTTCTGTCTGAGTTTGCAGAGAGGCAAAGGTCCATTGTGGTGCTCAACAGACAAGAGCCATGGCTGATCTTCTTTGATAATGTAAACATATTAAAGAGGATAGGTCATGTCAGAATGggtatgttgtctttttttttctgaatagtTATTTCCACTATATAAAGTAAAGTAGTCATTGAATTGTTATGGACTTTCATTTGTATTGGCACACAAACATCATGACTGTACAGCACATGCTAAGAAATATGTAGTGATATAGAACAATGTCACAAGTGCATTATACTATATTTATAGGATGGCATATCCATCCATAGTAAATGTAGCACAACAAAgtaatacatgtgcatcataGGATAGCATGTACATCCATAGTTTATCATACTTTATGTAGCACATCAAATTACAGTAATACATGTGCATTATGGGATAGCTTATACATCCATAGTTAACGTAGAACAACAAAGTAATACATATCCGCTGAGTGTAATAcatgatgatattttcatggccaacatacatgtaccatctttTTTCTTCAGGTACACAGAATGAAATGTTCAACTGGACGAGCAGACTTGCTGTGTCCATAGATTATGAAGACAAGTCTCTCAGCAGAGAACCACAGGTAACAATACTTCTGCAAGTACAATTGTTAGCTTAATAGTAACAGGTGGTATTGCACATTTAACAATTTGTGTACTCTCTGTACAAAGAGACCTTTGTAAATTGTAGGTTTACATTTTCAATAGAACACACACAATCTTGACCcctctttgaaaatattctcatatttgatgaaaatgttttaattCTTCTTTCTTAGGGTAGAAGACAGGACCTCCTCGAGGCTGACGTACTTGCCGACAGTAATGATGTGCAGGATCTAGAGCACAGGTTCGTCGAGAAAGTCAAACATGTCCTGGTGGAACACTTCCCCAGCATGGCGACATTCAAGGACAGGCTGAGAACCCCGTGCAGTCCTTTACCAGTTAAAAAAAGCACCATTGTGCCTCTGCCCCTTCTAGACAAGGACGAGTCGAAGAAGGCAGACACAATCGACATCCTCCTAACGTTTGCTAAGGAACTGAACCTGGAGGATCACATGAAGGACCAGGTATCTACTGCTAATAAACAATTTTTGGTTGAACtattaattatgatacatgtatcagaatTGTTATAGGCTTGAGTACATCACACCAGGTTGTCTACATGTTTAACTGTTGTTGCTGTACATGACTTGTGTATTATGTCTTTTCTGCTGCCACCAGGCTGTGGTGGGTGACCAGGCCTCATGTAAGAACGTCAGGGGGGCCCGTGACTGGCGCCAGGGTGAGGAAGACCCAGTTGAGCGGTTGGACTGGGCAAAGGAAAGTCCAGGTACTATTTGTTTTAATTCTTAGCAACAGTGGTCTTGAGATATGTACTCACAACTTTAATTCCTTGACACAAGAATTCCTATTAAGACATGCAAAATGTCATTGGCATTGTGCAATTATATCTTGCCctgatttcattttcaactatAAAACTCGAGTCCTTTTCCTCTTTTATGCGTCATGTAGGTGACTTCCACTTCATCTGGGAAGCCTTGAGGACCGCCGCGATTCCGACTTGGGGACTGCAAACAGAGGTGGGGTCACTGTCACATTTAAGGGTAGTGATTGGCAGGCTTAGAGCAGACAAAGCTTGCAAAAACTTTGCTTTGTCTGACGAGTTCTTCTGCCATGTCACTACTGGACACCTTGTGGCTGCCCTGACATCGTATCTCGGACTGTCAGCACCCGAAGACTCCTACACCTGTGCCAACGCTGACGAGTTCGAGAGGCTGGCATCCACCTTTGTCAACGAGGTAGTCTTCCCGGGACCATGGACCCAAAACAGTGACGCTGTGCGAGACAGGGCGAGGCTACTTCTGTACATGGGGTTGCTGTATATGGATCTCAAGACGGCAATCAGGTACCTCAAACATACTATTATAACATGACTATAAGAAAGTAAGAAGGATGGATTTTTAACACCTTTGTATTGCTGTTtacaaatttgaaaagtttattATAAACATGCCTCAAGGGGTTTGAATAAGTTGTTTGAGGTCAAATGTTTCAGTCCATGTATGACTTCAAACTGTCTTGAAGTTGAAGACTAGAGTTATTTGatgcacatgaaaaatgataaatataGAAGGAcagatcttttttttctgaaccaGCGCTATTGCTGTTTTTTCATACTGTAGGTACCAGATGGGGGAGATCGTGATACAGCAATGGAAGTTCTGGTTTGAGCTGTTCCTTGGGACCAGACGCAGCCAATATGCCTGTGAGGCAGCAAACCTGCTGGCCAACCTCAAGGCTGATTGGTCGCCGTACATGGCCTACATCCATACACACAACAGGTGTGTCAACATCAGTGGGCAGGAGGGCAGGGCCAAGCCTGTGGATATGATGGGGGAACACTACAACAGGTAGGAATTGTCACTTGTAAATGTACAGTGTAAGTTACATTGATACTacaataaatacatttgtacacaacAGTATAGTTTGTGTAAATCTATAGCATTGTTATATAACATCATTGAGTTCCTGATTTTCACCTTAATAGGGTCATCAAGACAACATGTCACTCTTCTGGCGGAAGGCTGCAGTTCAAACATGCCCAGGATATCAGCCTTGCAGTGCAACTGTTTGATGCGGCTAAGCAGTTCACAGACAGTTTGTGCACAAGCAAAAGGTCAACCAGTCACACAACCCCATCCGCAACGAACGACATCAGGGCCATCACAAACGTCATTCTACAGCATAAAATCTACACGGAGACACCAGGTCGGACCTTGGAGTGGTCAGACCCTCGCGCTGTGGCTAGGGAAAGAATCAACGATGACGGGTGGTTGATCAACTACTTATCTCGTGGCGCCACAGAAGCAGAGGCGGATCAAAACAACACGGATGCAGCTCCCGATACAGAGGGCGGGGAGGAAGCCTATACTGCATGGGACGATGAAGAGGCCAACCTCATGGACTTGGAGCTGTGAAAAGGTTTTTTACATTATTGTCACAAAATATGATCAGTTTGCATTTGTGATATCTTCGAGAGGCCTCCTTGGTCCACGTCTTCTCCTCGCAGGTGGCTCAGGCTCAGGGAAGTCAGCAGCAATGAGTTCTAAGATACGGGGTGCAATGTGCTGTCTAACCCCCTTCACCTTCTTACACAGGTCCTCAACCGTGTGGACACTCCGTGCAGCTGCTTTGATTTTGTTGATGGCATTGTCTGATAAGACGCCTTGTGGCCCAACATGTTTTAATGCACTGTCATTCATAAAAAGTTCATTTCTCAATGAACGCAGGTTGGTCTCCAGGTGCTCAGCATCCCCATCCAACCGCTTCCTTTTCTTGGCTGCTCTTTGCTTTTGTACAATCACCTGTCTTGGGTGTAGCATGTATGCGCCCTCATTTGCTTCCCTCTCTTCTTGGCAGTATGAGCAGCAGTTGTCAGAGGTTGCCGGCCTGCTTCCCAGGGACTCCAGCATTGCCGTCCTGATGCAGGAGTCTCCAGCCACAAACTTCTGCAGGCCCTCCTCCGCTGGTGTCTCTGTCTTTCCTGCAAGTACCACGGCTGTGGCTGGCTGCCCAGAACGGCCTGCTCTTCCAACTTCCTGCAGAAAGAAGCATACGTTACACTAGTGTTACATAAGTGTTTATATGCCATGTTAATTCAAGTTGCTTTTGAAAGCATTAAGCATTGAAGTTTCAGAGCTTACCCTATATATTGAACATACCATTGTTGCTCTAGTAAATTTGTCAGTGTATGGTACcagtgtatttattttttgctaGATGTGTTTCTTACCTGGTATAGCTGGCTCATTGTCTTAGGCAGGCCATAGAGGCAGACACACCCAATGTCTGGTATATCTATACCCtgtaagagagagagacattATATTTTATGGTACATATGCAAGAAAAGAACCCTAGTTATGAGATATTGCTGGCATTGTTATTATCTCTGTTCCTCCATGTCATCCATGTATTCTAGCATGCCACTTTGTAGATGAAGAAGTAAGACAGTAACCAATAAGCATGTCTATATACTTTTCAATTGTCATTTATACAGACAGATTGCTGAAGGTTCACCTACCATTCCAAAGGCCACTGTTGCCACCAGCACTTTTATGGTGCCTGCCTTGTAGGCAGCCAGCACCTTCCCCTTCATGCTACTACTCATGCTCGAATGAAAGTAGGAGATGGCATCCCTCAGGGCTGGTGATGCGTGGCGGCGCAGCATCCGCCACACCTCCATCACTTGGTTCTTGATGGGCACGTACACAAGGTGTTTTTCAAAGTCGTCGATGGTTGCTCTTTGTAGGGCTTGGGTCAGCCCCAAAAAGTCCTTCTGAAATGACAAGTTAAAGTAGATAATAAGTATATCGTCTTTTAAGAAGTGGTTCCAATGTGCACATGATAGAAACCAAGCATGTTTTCTGTCTGTTATTTGTATCCAGTTATGCATACAATGCTATAGCTATGTATGTTGAATTGTAAATCCTTGTAGGTTTTCAGCTATTCAAAGATTTATGTTAGTTACCTGCAAAGTATTCTTCTTCTTGGATACTAGGAAGATGTTGCTTCTGTCCAAGTCGCCCTttatttgcaaaacatttttcatgCTGAGTGAATCTATGATGGCTGTCACAGCTTCAGGTGTGGCAGATGCTGTCAATGCCATCACCCGTGTTGTAGTTATGTGGGCACGCAGATCCCCAATGCGCTGGAAGGCTGTCCTGAAGTCTTTACCCCTGAAACATATAATATACAGCCATGTAAGATGAATGTAAAATGAGCAGCCTTTCAGCATATGCACACGGTGCATGGAGACACAAATTTCTGTATAAACACTTGCTTGTCATATTGTGGCTTCTTGTATTATGTCAGTCACAATTGTATTGTACATATTATTAGGTATACGTACAGATTATCTGACTTTTGTGAGGAATACATGAACAATAAAAATTTCTGTGCATTTTTTGAATATAAAGAAATACAGGTTTGAGTAACAATCCATTTCCCATCACCCTGCCTTCAAAGTCTTATAGATGTACATGAAACAGTCAACATTTCTCTTACCATTCAGGTATGCAGTGTGCCTCATCAACAACAAGGGCACATACTGGCCTCTCTGTCTTAAACAGTGCAGTGCCCTCGCCCACTGCTATTTCTGGGCTGATGTACACTGTAAAATATGGTCATGATTTGTATTAATACTTTCGTAGtacatttattgtttttatacAACAATGTATCTTTCTAATGTTTCTATGGTTAACTTACTGTTGTCAATACTTACTGTATCACAGAAATAAATGTGTTTACTGCAAAGATCATGAAGTAATCAAAAGTATTAAAAAATTAATGTGGCTCTCGATGAAGAACCGATGTTACAACAAAGTTACAACAATGTCAAGGAACACTGGCAAATTCAAGACGTACCAATCTTGATCGCTCGGTCGGTCAATCTGTCGATATCGGAGGCCGACGTCAGGTGGATGGCCTTGTAGCCTGTTGTCTGTGTGTACCTCTGAATCTGAAGGAAAAGGTAAGTACGTAATGGTTTCGAACAGATTTCCCATTAGAAACACATTATGCTGTACATTTACTCGATGTTTATTAATTAGAATCGcaaaaaaatggaacatcaacCTTATAGAAATGTTTCTTGCTTGGCAATATTTTTATATCCATAGCTAGGCGGTCGACCGAATCTCGGAACGAAAGTTTTTCTACAGAAGATGGGGTGGGGGGCGATGGTAGTACAGCGGTCTATTTCTCGTGAATAAAACGACTTTCTACAATGATTTCCGAATACATAATAGGGACAATATTTACCTGGTCGTCGATTAACGCCGTAAGGGGGCTTATGACGACGACAAACGGTTCGGGCGAGTTGATGCAGGACGGGATGGCTTGAAAACAGAATGTTTTGCCGGCACCCGTCGGAAGTCCGACGAAGACATCGTTTTGTCCATTTAAAATCCCCACCACGGCATCCTCTTGGCCTTGACGCAAGCTGTCGTAGCCAAAAACGTCCTTGCCAACGCGGCGCACACGCTCGATTAACATCGCAGTACACAAATTATgattagaaaacaacaaatgcCACAAGATACCACGACAGAGGACCGTTATAACTTTAAACTTCCGTGACCTCTGACCGCTTCCTGTCACATGTTCCTCGACCGACCGCTGCTGTCAAGTCCCGTCACGGGCGAGTCGGAAAGCAATAAATGGGTAATTTAACCACTTCGCACCTATTAGATAGCGATTAGTCGACTACAAAGACGGTACCGACTCCTCACAGGCTTGTGGTTTGAAAAATGGACcttctcggccggctgactcccctagcgtacggtgactctatttgtccaatttcgacaattagaccatcaaaccacgaagcctggtagaggctacgaagggctacagttccgctagtaaacgtaggacgcgaaacttaatcaatatggcggaaagccgtttactgtctctttccgacaaacctattggtaccgtctgttgcctctttattttggttagaatatgtagtaaaattttaattttggacccgaaaactatcattttttaacacttttttgatcgaagctgcttggaaaaaacgaattttcccaggataacggcctacgtggtagagaagctaaattcttcatgtttgtgtaaaatgaaaataaaaaaattccatgcgataacttttttgcaatctccgatgacgtcatcggactaatacaaaaatggtttcgctggccgaccagctactcctcgcacaaaaacaatacaacccacgggcttttcagaaaatacgacaaatctatgctcagctataacgatcaccaagccatagggagcaaaagttagggagacaacagcgcacttccggcctattacaccacccttccgccaactccggtcagatttgaactccgacccggaaccttaagtTTTCGTGTGTTTTACTAATTACACTCTGATTGCGACTAGGCGGTTCATGTATGAATCGTCCGACATCACATGGCAGGGAAAAATGTCGAAATTATTGATACGTTGATTAAATTATTCATTGCAACAAATACATCTCCATCGTACACATATGTAGCGCATCAGCCTCGTTACTCAACACAtttggtacctactggctggccaAATACAAGGTCACCAGGTATTAACATAATGTATTATAAATTACACTAAGAAGAAGAAGNNNNNNNNNNNNNNNNNNNNNNNNNNNNNNNNNNNNNNNNNNNNNNNNNNNNNNNNNNNNNNNNNNNNNNNNNNNNNNNNNNNNNNNNNNNNNNNNNNNNNNNNNNNNNNNNNNNNNNNNNNNNNNNNNNNNNNNNNNNNNNNNNNNNNNNNNNNNNNNNNNNNNNNNNNNNNNNNNNNNNNNNNNNNNNNNNNNNNNNNNNNNNNNNNNNNNNNNNNNNNNNNNNNNNNNNNNNNNNNNNNNNNNNNNNNNNNNNNNNNNNNNNNNNNNNNNNNNNNNNNNNNNNNNNNNNNNNNNNNNNNNNNNNNNNNNNNNNNNNNNNNNNNNNNNNNNNNNNNNNNNNNNNNNNNNNNNN
Protein-coding regions in this window:
- the LOC118408826 gene encoding ATP-dependent DNA helicase Q-like 3 codes for the protein MALTASATPEAVTAIIDSLSMKNVLQIKGDLDRSNIFLVSKKKNTLQKDFLGLTQALQRATIDDFEKHLVYVPIKNQVMEVWRMLRRHASPALRDAISYFHSSMSSSMKGKVLAAYKAGTIKVLVATVAFGMVGEPSAICLYK
- the LOC118408825 gene encoding uncharacterized protein LOC118408825, with amino-acid sequence MSQLYQEVGRAGRSGQPATAVVLAGKTETPAEEGLQKFVAGDSCIRTAMLESLGSRPATSDNCCSYCQEEREANEGAYMLHPRQVIVQKQRAAKKRKRLDGDAEHLETNLRSLRNELFMNDSALKHVGPQGVLSDNAINKIKAAARSVHTVEDLCKKVKGVRQHIAPRILELIAADFPEPEPPARRRRGPRRPLEDITNAN
- the LOC118408824 gene encoding uncharacterized protein LOC118408824; the encoded protein is MTCVLCLFCCHQAVVGDQASCKNVRGARDWRQGEEDPVERLDWAKESPGDFHFIWEALRTAAIPTWGLQTEVGSLSHLRVVIGRLRADKACKNFALSDEFFCHVTTGHLVAALTSYLGLSAPEDSYTCANADEFERLASTFVNEVVFPGPWTQNSDAVRDRARLLLYMGLLYMDLKTAIRYQMGEIVIQQWKFWFELFLGTRRSQYACEAANLLANLKADWSPYMAYIHTHNRCVNISGQEGRAKPVDMMGEHYNRVIKTTCHSSGGRLQFKHAQDISLAVQLFDAAKQFTDSLCTSKRSTSHTTPSATNDIRAITNVILQHKIYTETPGRTLEWSDPRAVARERINDDGWLINYLSRGATEAEADQNNTDAAPDTEGGEEAYTAWDDEEANLMDLEL